The Astatotilapia calliptera chromosome 8, fAstCal1.2, whole genome shotgun sequence nucleotide sequence CATACCTCAGAATGGATGTGGAGAAGGGCAAGATCGAAGATACGGGTGGCAGCGGAGGCTCCTACTCCATCAAAACTCAGTTTAACTCTGAGGAGCAGTGGACGAAAGCGCTCAAGTTTATGTTAACCAATCTGAAGTGGGGACTGGCTTGGGTTACCTCACAGTTCTACAACAGATAAAGCAGCTGGACAGTGTCAATATTTGATTAGTCACATTCACATCTGTTGAAGGAATATCATGCAATATATATTTGGATACTTTAGCCAAAGGAAAAGAATGGTTAAGTCTGCACTATACAGCAAAAAGCTTTGAGTGATATcgagcccttttttttttttttttttttaaacaagttaCAGAAAATCCATTAAAGTCTATTTTGCTGCAACAGGGAGATTTAAAATTGTTGGttcactaaaaataaagaaaattaataCAGTTGTAGATATCCCCCTCAAATTAAGCAGGATGATGTTTCATTTAGTTCTTGCCTGCTTTGTTAATACCACGATATGCTTTCAATATTTGTAAGTTTGATGTATTGTCCACTTCCTGTTGCCCCTCAcctattaaaatttaaaggctGTGTGATAGTTGGAGTAGATTTTAGTATTCAACAAGTCAGTATTTCATTAACATTGAATGCAATTACCAGATTTATCATACACATAACTGCTGGAGGTGCACTGATGCTTCAGCCTTGTGTTCATACTCTGTACCAAATGACTTAATAAAACTGTTTGGAAGAAAATAtctggagcttttttttttaagattgcaTATATTAAATCACATTGATGTTTGAACTTAATATAAAAAAGTTTGCACAATTTCCCAAAATGAAGCGAGACACCACACAGTTAACCaaatattcttttgtttttttaatggtttcatCAATTCAGTTTAATCTTACCTCGCATCACAACAATCACTCAGTCACCACCCACACACCATTCAAGTTTAACAGCGTTAGAGGTGGGGGTGAATCTCATGGAAAAATATGGACTTAACAATTAAAATAAGCTGAATTCCAGTTATCaagtaaaatatttcaaattggTCAAACAAGTCAGTCTTCTAGAGTCAGCCCTCTTCTATGTCAAGTCATTTATGACCTTTTAAAGAAGCCACGTCATGACGACAGGCCTCGAACTTTGGTCATCAGTCACTCCTCATCACTCGGagcccttcctaaaaaaaaagttccaggTTCAATTCTatcagagcacatttaaaacggACAACTATTAATCTGAAAATACTTTGATAGACGATGTATTTCAAGCAGTATGGGGTGACATTTAATTTATGCTTCCTCTTCAAAGCCTTTTAGGAGTATAGGCAAGAGATTTTCCACACATAGCATACCTCTGAGCCTGTCACAGTTATGCAATTTTTCAGGTGCTTCATATATTCGTCATGTAAAAAAGCCTCTTGAAATGAGCCAAAGTTTTGTTAGTGCATGCATATGGGCAATTCTTTGGGTTCTACTGAGCCCGCAGCCAGAGGCTGGCACATTTACACCACTTGAATAACAGTGGTGGGCACATATTCTACTACAACGCCACACCATAGATTATTTTGGTTCCATTCACTCTTTTAAGATGCCTCCTTCCCATCATGCGCTCTGCTTTCTTGCCATGAAGAGAGCAAAGGAGGAGCTCCATCAAGGGTGTAACGTCTCCATGTGGCTTTGGGGTTTTGTTCTAGTTTCTTTCAGCTAGCTCGAATTGGAGGCACTGCTGCTGTAGCAGCTGGAGGTGGAAGGAATGGGAGGTGCTGGAGGTGTGCTGCTGCCCAGGGCTTTTCGGATGTGGGGCATGAGGAAGGGGTCACTGGCCAACTGCAGCACATCCACCCTGTCCTCTTTGTGGTAAGCCAAGCAACGTCGAATGAAGGCCTGTAAAGGGAAACCGTGACAAAAAGTGACTCATTATAGCtgaacacacttttttttttattttaaattctcaGGCTAACTGCTGTTCTGTTAATGCAACATATGTAATGCACTGTGCAGATAGTTATGCCAACTGGTCAACAAGTTTGTTGCAGTTTCAAAGAAATGAATACCAGACCTTTGCTTCTGTGGTGACTGCAGGTTTGGGGGGAAACTGCACCTCGGTGGCTTTTAGTATCGTGTTTTCTTGCAGGATATCCTGCTGCGACTGGTTATGACCAAACGGCTTGAAAAAGATCAAGTTACAGACTTGTTAAGTTCatttattcaaaaacaaaacagaaacctgaCAACTACTGTAATACAGATTAGTGGTTACCTTGCGTCCATACAAGCTCTGGTAGAAGATGACCCCTACTGACCAAACGTCCACTTTGTTGGATATTTTAGGGGGCTCCTTGCCCACTACAAAGCACTCAGGTGGTAGATACCTGTAagcaagacaaacaaaaataacaaatcagagaaaaaaagtttttttctgaTCTTTCTTTATTCTCAAACTGCTTGCTGAATACAGAATTAAAATTGAGTTAGCAGCATTACTGTGAAACCGTTGCACATCTGCTAAACCTGCGTAGTCATCCTGGTTGCTTGGTGACTAAATACAGTGCAAAGTGTCTATGTGTACCAGTAGGTCCCTGCTCCCTGTGAGGTCAGCTCCATGCCATCTGCAGAGTTGTAGCTGTCATCGTCCATGATCTTGGAGAGACCAAAATCTGTGATCTTTATCTCTCCGCAAGCTGTGCCGTTGACCAACAGGATGTTCCCTGGTGACAGAACACGTAAAATGAGGGTTCACAAGCATCACGAGTCCTACACTGTAAACATAGCCAGAGATCTTTTATGTTTAGAAtagaaaacacatttgtgtgttGCCCATAAAACTCAGTGAGATTACCAGGCTTGAGGTCGTAGTGTATGATGGGTGGCCGAATCTGATTGAGGTACTTGAGGGCATTGACGAGCTGCATGACGATGGAGCGGCCCTCCTTCTCCGTCATCGATTTGTTCTGCTTCAAGTAGAAATCCAGGTCATTGCCTTCACAGTACTCGAGTACTGTGCAGAACCTGCACCAGATTAGATAACACATGGGTTAACTGTGAAGGCGTCAATGATCACCTACACGTTCAAACATATTCTAAGATGCCTGATGTGATAAAAAGTGATAATATCAGCAACACTTTCCAAGTTTACAAAagacatgaacaaaaaaaagatcatgTGCATCTGCCAAATTATTATTACTGGAAATCTATAGATTCATTTTATGGTATTCAAATATTCAAAGCTTCTGCTTTCCATTTCTTTTCATCAAACAAAgcagttttaacattttctagtATTTactatgaaaaaagaagaaaaaaaaaaaaagtatcattGTTAATAAGTAATTCTTAAATATTGTCACCTAAGGCTCTCATCACCTCCATAGCCACTGCCACAGACTACAAACTACACAGAACAAACTTCCAACTGAAACCCAAGCTCTTAAACATCCATAATAACTAcagatgagaaaataaaaattgaagTTTTTGCCCTGAACACTACCGAATAACAAACACTTATAAATAATCATCGCATTCGCATTAGTGCCACATCGTGAGCTTTATGTGAAATGAAGCACTTACGAGTCTGTGTTGAGCGAGAAATAGTCGTAAAGTTTCACTATTCTAGGATGATCGAGTTCTTTGTGGATTCTGTATTCTCTACAGGCGTGTCTGCAacgaaaaaaaattaatgagtCCGAATTAATCACTTGagtataaataaaagaaatatttccGATCACACAATAACACGTAGAGAGCACATTTACAGAGCGGCAGACTCACTTGTGGTAGTTTTCCTTCTTCTCTTCCCTCCAGTTCTTGTTGAGTTGATGGATTTTAATGGCCACGTACCTCTGCTCTGTGAAATCAAaagcctgtaaaaaaaaaaaaaaaaaaaaaaaaaaggtacattTCACATCAATACAAAGCAGCTTGAATAGCCTGAATTTCCCATTGAATTCTCTACAGTAGCTGTTTACTGCATACAGAAGTGTTGCAAGACTTATCTTCCTGTACGTCACTCAAAGTTTAGAAAACAAAGAAGGAACAAAAAAGGTATTCATGAGGAATGGAAACCAAGTAAATAGCACTGGCTTACCTTAAAAACTTCACTAAAGCCACCTCTTCCAAGGAGCTGTAACAGCAGATATCGGTCATTCAGTGTGGGGTGGTCTTTAAATCTACAAAGGAACACGTTGTTAAAGTATTTGTTGCTTTAAAAAGACACCACAGAGCTTGAGTAGGGCATGTTAAACTGGGATGATACATACTGCGAGTTGTCCTCATTATGGATTCTCTTAAGCTCTCGAATGTGCAGATTTCTCACACGCTCCAACTGGTCCAGCTCTGCATGGATCTCTGCTTCTTCCTGCATACAAGTGCAGAGATTTATCACCTACCTCATCGTTTGAACGGGTGActccaaaagaaagaaagaaaaaaaagtgggaaaaacaacaaaagcgaAAAGAAACATTGGCACCTTTTTAAGATGACCGATTCGAAGTTTGAAGATCTCCTCTTGCTCGCGATACTCTGCCAGTGACAACCTGTGAGAGATCAGAGAGCCAGAAATGCAttattaaataaacaacatattaaaaacagaaagcaaagaaaacgtGAGATTTTACTgaagaaaatatgttaaatgtctAAATAATTGTGATCTACAGAGTTAAATATACAGCATTTGACCTCTTACTAAATTTTTTTTCACCCAATGCTGGTTCAGGTTAACGGCTTACTGACAGCCATCAATACCACTCACCACAAAACTGCATGACTGGCCCCCCACAGACCAGTAAACCTCATTATATTCAGGCTACAAGCTTATTAATCCACCATttattacacaataaagtgaTCTGCTCCTTGTAACCGTACGTTTCACTCTCTTGGCCGTTGCTTCTGCTTTTTCGTTTGTTGTGCTCCAGGTTGGGTGGAAACGTTTGGGCCATGGAGGGAGGTTTCCTCTTCCCCagcagcttcctctgcctctCAATGTCCTCCCGCTGAGAGTTGATTCGCTCTTGCTGCCTACAACATGCAGGGACAATCTGGCGTAAGCATTTCTGTATGCtgaatagaaaaaataaataaataacaatttaaatgtaCGCTTGTGCCCATTTGTGTTCTGACTTGATGAGATTCTGGAAGGCATATCCATCTGTCCACTGCTCAGTGAAGGAAGCTCCGTGGCGTACGGTGGTGAAGTGACCCAGGCGTAGACGGTCCTGCATGCTCTTGTCCCTGCATGCCATCTTCTCCTGTCTTGACttcaaacacaaataaagaaataaatgagtAAAACATTGTaggcacaaaaaaacaaaacaaagcaaaaaaaaaacctagatATGAAGTATCAAATATTATTATCAAATAATACTATTCAGTTCCACCTTAAATCACCATAAAGCCTTTTACAAGTTACATTCAGGCAATGCTTACATGCATAAACTGACTTCTTTGGTTTTCACATTGTACTACAGAGGTGTCCCAAATCAGGTAAACATACTTGTGCAAATTCATATTCACACCGACCCTCTCAATTAGCAGCTTCTTGCTCATGGTCACACACTTGTTTAGTCTCTCCTTGTAGCGCTCCAGCATCTTCTGCTGCTCGTCCACCTGCCGCCTCAAGTCACAGTTTGCCTGCCAAAACACGCATCATCACTCTGACAACCAATTCTCATTACAGCAAGGATTCAAGGCCGCTTATTAAACTGACACGATGGGGAAAAACTGCCAGAATTTCAGTTTGTAGCTTAAATGAAAGTGGTGTAAATGTCAGCAAACTAGTGGCGTTTAAAAGTTAACGAGCGTGATGAGCTGTAAGCGGACTGGTGAAGGTTAATTACTGAGAGATTTGTCATTGTTAGCCAAATAAACAAAGCAACAGATTTGGACAATAATGACTCGTCTCACAGTTGTATTTTCAATGGTCCAAGCTATCTGTTAAGAGAAACATTTGAGTAACTGCTGATTTTACCCTCAACAGGTCATCTATCCTCCCTTCCTTCTTCTCCAGGTCAGAGTTCTTGCTCTTCTCCAGTGCTGTCAGTTTCAGGATCGTCAGGTCCGACTGAGGAAGGAGATCAAAAGGTAGCGAGCCCACAGTAAGCATCTCGTTCAAAAGGTGGACAAACCTCTTGGGTCACTAACAAAGAAGTCCatcattttaaatttacatcAAAATCAGCCACTGGTATCGCAAATATTAGAAGTGACTTTTAAGTGCTGACCTTTAAATCAGGCCAATTAGTGTAATTTACAAGAACAGCTGGATGTGTTGCAACTATTATGTCAGAAAACCAGCAGTGTGAGACCTTTAATGCCCTTTTAATTCTAGCATCCACATCCCAACTGTACTGTACTTTTTTAATGGCATAACAAGGTGTGCAGTGTTGCAACCTTACAAGTTTTGTCAGACTCCACAGAACACTTAAACCAGGGACGTGCTTCAACATGACTGAGAttataatgaagaaaaaaaaaaagagaaaagaagaaaagtcaaGGTGTCAAGCAGTGATTTGGGTCAGTCTCAGTTACCTGGATGGCTTTATGGGAATAGGAGTGTGTGGGGGCTGTTTTAACAGAGCTGCAAGATGAAGAGTCTGTGTGGGCTGATCCTGTGGACGAAGGACTGTTGTGCTGAAGCTGTATTtcagtgaaagaaagaaaaagtagagGAACATGGGGGACAAAATATCAGACCCAGATTCACAGACAGCATCAGTTTATAGAGAAGCTCAAAGgcattaaaaggaaaacataatGTGGAGagaattttatttacaaaaaaaaaaaaaaaagaatgagaaagaaatgttttgacAGTCCATAGTAGTTTTATTACAACTTTCCTTGGAGACATAATGGGACTAAATGCTGGTGAAGGTCTGGATATGCTCCGGATCCAGAAAAGCTCTACTCTGGCAGATAGTGGTGAGCATTGGCCTGCTGAAACAGCTGCAGATAGCGGTCTGCCGAGTTGAGGATAACGCTGCTaatccacattgaaaggagccaattgaggtggttcaggcatctgactaggatgccACAGAAAGTCAATTATTGCTCCTTTCATTTAGAACCCCAACGCCATAAATTACTGCTTACAGGGCTGTTGGTTGCTGGGGGGAAAGTTATGGCATGTAACCAAGTTATCAATTATATAATGCAGCCATCAGAGAAGCTTACACATTTAGTGCGAGCAAATGTTTCGTGTAATGTACACATTGATCTTCCGGACTGTTCCCTGCTTTAAATCCCAGCCAGTTAAGCCCAAAACTGAAGGCATGACACCAGCACTAGAAAAGTTAGCTCCCATTTCACTAAAACCACTGACTTAAGTGATGCAGACAAACCAAAGATGTGCCAGTTAGTCCTcccagaaaagaagaaaactcaCAACCATCGGTTGACTTTGACACTGGCTAAAGGTGCAACAGAGACGAATGCTGTGCTCACCATAGGATTAGACAGTGAATGTTGAGGAGACGAGCGCACCAGCATAGGGATGCTTCGAGCAGGACTGGTGCCAGAGCCGCTGCTACCAGCAAACTGACCACAGGacaaagagaagaaacaaagagGACAGAGTGGTTATTTAGCAAAGGATCAATGAAGGGCAGTACTGATATAACCAGGACAAGAGTATGAAAGAGGAAAGCTTCAGAACTGAAAACAATGAGCATCAATGAAACCATGCATTCAACAAATCTAAAGCATCTTATGTCCTTTCAGTTTGTACTCACATCGCAGTAATCGCTCATTTTTTGCACTCTTCCCTTTcctgtaaacaaaaacagcctTTTATAGTAAAGGAAACGTAAATGTGACTCTTACAACTTTGTATTTTAAGACtccagtttttttaaacaattatttaacaCCA carries:
- the LOC113028438 gene encoding serine/threonine-protein kinase tousled-like 2, with amino-acid sequence MMEGLHSQAISLDPRRQELLEARFTGVGVAKSSANSESSNQSLCSAGSLSDKELETPEKKPNDRSRKRKGDTYDNNSQGKGRVQKMSDYCDFAGSSGSGTSPARSIPMLVRSSPQHSLSNPMLQHNSPSSTGSAHTDSSSCSSVKTAPTHSYSHKAIQSDLTILKLTALEKSKNSDLEKKEGRIDDLLRANCDLRRQVDEQQKMLERYKERLNKCVTMSKKLLIERSRQEKMACRDKSMQDRLRLGHFTTVRHGASFTEQWTDGYAFQNLIKQQERINSQREDIERQRKLLGKRKPPSMAQTFPPNLEHNKRKSRSNGQESETLSLAEYREQEEIFKLRIGHLKKEEAEIHAELDQLERVRNLHIRELKRIHNEDNSQFKDHPTLNDRYLLLQLLGRGGFSEVFKAFDFTEQRYVAIKIHQLNKNWREEKKENYHKHACREYRIHKELDHPRIVKLYDYFSLNTDSFCTVLEYCEGNDLDFYLKQNKSMTEKEGRSIVMQLVNALKYLNQIRPPIIHYDLKPGNILLVNGTACGEIKITDFGLSKIMDDDSYNSADGMELTSQGAGTYWYLPPECFVVGKEPPKISNKVDVWSVGVIFYQSLYGRKPFGHNQSQQDILQENTILKATEVQFPPKPAVTTEAKAFIRRCLAYHKEDRVDVLQLASDPFLMPHIRKALGSSTPPAPPIPSTSSCYSSSASNSS